A window of Gallaecimonas kandeliae genomic DNA:
GCCGAATACCCGCAGTTCGCCGTCGACGGCCACTGGATAGTGGAAGGCCACGGTGTCGAGCCCGACATCCAGGTGGAAAACCTGCCTCACGCCACCTTTGAAGGCAAAGACGCCCAGCTGGCCGCCGCCCTTCATTACCTCAAGGAGGAAATGGACAAGGCGCCGGTCAAACCCCTCAAGGGCGAGTCCCTGGCGGGTAAGGCCAGGGCGACGGACGTGATTGCCAAATAAAGGAAAGGCGCCGCAAGGCGCCTTTTTCATATGCGTCTTGGGCTTATAAGGAGCGCCTTGAATACACTAGCCCCTGTAGTTCCCTTTACCGGCGGCCCATCCTGAACAGGCTGAAATTCACTGAGGAGGATTTATGCTGACGGAGCAGCAAGCCGAGCAGGTACTGCTGAACATGCGGATGGCCATCAACGGCGTGGTCACCAAGACCAAGCGCTTCAACCCCGACGCCCACAACATCTGCTTCATCAACCTGGAGATGCGAAACGGCAACGAGCTTGTCTATTACTCCTTCTCCAACATGAGCAAGGTCTCGTCTTTGCGCCAGTCGAAGTTGGTGGCCATGGGCTATGAACTGGTGCCGGACGTCACCGACCATCTCAAGTTCTGGGCCTGCGGCGGCATGGGCCAATACCATACGGAGCCGCGCTTGGTGAACTATGTCTTCTGCCGGCCTGGGCACCTGGAGAATATCCGCAAGGCCCTGATCGTCACCGAGATCGACTGCTGCGGCAGTTGCCTGAACAACACTATCCAACCCTTCATCGACCAGTATCCGGACATCGACTTCTACACCCAGGAACACGGCGCCGTACCGTCACAGGGGGTCAGCCCCAGCTTTCAGCACTTCACGGTATGAAAAAGGCGCCTTAGGGCGCCTTTTGTTAGCGGGGTAAGGCCAGGGTCTTGACCCGGGTGCCGGTGATCACCTTCTCGAAATCTGACTTGGCCCTGTCCAGCCAATACTGGTCGCAGTCGGGCAGCATGCGATTTAGACTAAATTGGATAACCAGCTGATATTGCGTCCCTAAAGGCGTGCAGTAATAGATGTACTGAGGAATTACCCCGTGATGGGACCACCAGAAGCGCACCCAGTCCAGGCCGTTGTGGCGTACGACGTCGTAGTCCTTGGGGACGTGCATCTTTTGTGCGTTGGTCTTTATCTCGATATCGTCGCCGTAATCCTCCATCACCAGGGCCAGGTGGTCACTGTCGACGGTGCCGTCGAGGAGGCTTTGGTAGTAGGCGTCCACCTTGTCCTGGGCTGAGAGGTGCTCGCGGGTGGCGAAGAAGGCGATGGCTTTTTGCCGCCGGTGCCAGTTGTGGCCGCCCACGTCGTCCACATAACGGAAGTAGTCCCACCTCAGGTAGTCGATCAGTGCCCGGCTGTCGGGGGCTGCCAGCGGCGCCTTGAGCTCCTCTATCTTCCAACTGGCGGTGACGAAGGCGAAGGGCTCGAGCTGGTAGGGATACCATCTGGGCTGGCGGTATCGCCAGAGCGCCACCTCCAGGTCGACGAAGCGGTGGCCTGTGCGCCATTCCCTGGCGGTCTCCGGGGCGTTGTTGTCGAAATGCGTCAGGTCGACCCGGGCGGGGTATTTACCGGGCGTGCCCTCCATGATGCTGCTGGGCTGCAAGACGTCTATGAGATAGGGGCCCGCCCGCGTTTGAAAATGCTCGCAATGCTCGAAATCGGGGCCCCCGTGGGTGCCCCTGCGGATCAGGTGGTTCTTCAGTGCGCCGAGCAAGACCTAGCCTCCTTTGGCCATGTACCTGGCGACAGTTCTCGCCCTGTCGTGGTTGCCGGTCATCAGCAGCTGCCGATGATAGCTGTCTATCCCTAGGTAGGGAAGGGTGTGGGGGCTGGCCAGGCTGTCGTCGCCCGCCACCAGGCCCATGAATTTGAGGGAGCGCCACAGCCCAGAGGCGCTGAGATCGTTGCCGCCGGCCAAGTTGGGCACCATGTCGAAGGGGTTGTTGCGGCTGGATACCACTTGGATCATCGCCTGCTGGCAGACAAGCCGTGCATCCCCCATATTGCAGCCCACGCCGTGCAGACTGACCTTGTGGTGGTTCAAGGGGGTGCCGATGGCCCTGAGGTGGACCCTGACCGCCCTGGCGAAGATGATGGCCCCTTGGCTGTGGGCCACCCAATGGGTCCGCTGGCCTCGTTGCTGGGCTTCGTTGAGGACGGCAGCCAAATGGTGCACATTGTGGCTGTAGCCATGGATGCGGCCTGTGGCGCGTTTGTCGTAGCCGCACTCGAGCAGATCCTCGCCGGCGCCGTCGCTGGGATTGTGGAACAGGGTGTAGTCGTCGAAAGACTGGCCCTTGTAGGCGGTGTCCAGGTGGGTCCCCATTAGCCAGGTGGCCTTGGACAGCTCGTTGAGCATGCCGTTGACGGCGGCGTGGCGGGTTTCAACCCTGTGCACCGGCTGGGGGGTGGCGTTATCCCAGTTGTCTATCAGCTTGTTGACGATTTCCCTGTCGGTGTTGCTGCTGTCGAAAGTGGCGTGGCCATTGCGCTTGACCCGGTATAGGGCGTTGCGCTCCATATGACTGGCCCCTTCCTTGACGCCCAGCAACTGCTCATCGAAATAGATATCGTCGACGATGATCACAGGCGAGGCGACCGCGAATTTCACCAAGTAGTGGTAGCCCCCGAAAGGATACCTGGAGCGGCGCAGCCGCTGGAAGGCGTTCCTACGCTGGACGGACACGTCGGGGGCGCTGGGGTTCCTGCAGATGGCGATGATCTCTTCGATCACCTTGACGCGGTCAAAGTCGTTGAGGCTGCACAGCATTTGGAAGGCCTGGTGCTTTAGCTTGAGCCTGCCGCCTAGCCAGGTGGACAGCTTGGCCGGCAACTTCTTGACGCCAAGGGGCCTTTCCTTGTCATTGTCGAACAGCTTCGACAGTTCTGGGTATTGTGCTGCTTCACTCCAGCTGACCAGGGTATGGGCAGCTAAACTGCGCGTTTGCGCGGGGAGGATCTGACGCGACATGGCTCTTCCTTGAGACTATTCATCCGTGTGGCGACGAATTCTCAGTCAAGTTGGCTAGAGGGAGCCATGGCATATCGGACTTACGCATATAGCGATACGCGAGGGAGGGTGCAGAGAGGCAAGCTCGGGAATGGCCCGGAATGGATACTTGAATGGGGGACCTAATCACTTGCTGTACCTTAACCTGCCTTCTGTTGGCGTAGCATTGCGTCCGGTTTGCTCTATCAGCAAAGCTTCTGTTGCGTCGTAGATGGCTCCCGGTGCTTGGCGCTGAGTGGCCGCCTTCTCCATTACCTCAAGCAGGAAATGGAGAAGGCGCCGGTCAAACCCCTCAAGGGCGAACCCCTGGCGGGTAAGGCCAGGGCGACGGACGTGATTGCCAAGTAAAGCAAAGGCGCCGCAAGGCGCCTTTTTGCATCTAGGACCCAAAGCCCCTTTACCGAGAGAGCCTGCCTTATAAAGCAAGGAGTTAATGCCTATTTAAGCTGTTGCGTCTAAAGTGAATGGCAAAGAATGCAACCAGGGAAGATGGTTTGAAATTTGTCTTGGGCGGGGCACTGCTGGTGACCCTCGTCAGCGGCTGCACCAGCTACAAACCCTTGCCACTCGCCACGGCGCCGGCTGCGGCCGACAGCCTGGATGCGCTGGTGGTCGCCGCCACCCCGACGGGCGGCAAGGCCCCCATCGACCTCAAAGACGGCCTGGATCTTAGGGAGCTGGCTTCCCTGGCGGTACTGAACAACCCGGACCTGGCGGCCACCCGCAGCAGCCTGGGTGTCGCCAAGGCCCAGGCCTTTGCCGCCGGCCTGCTGCCCGACCCCCAGTTGAGCCTCAGCCTCGACAATCCCCTCCACGGCGCCGACGGCGTCGTCAAGGCCTACAGCCTGGGTCTGGGCTACAGCCTGTCCGCCCTCCTGACCAGGGGCGCCAGGGAAGACGCCGCCGGCAGCCATCTGGACAGCGTCCGCTTGGACCTGCTCTGGCGTGAATGGCAGCTGATAAGCGAAGTCCAGTCCCTGGCCGTGGGCATAGCCCTGCAGCAGCGCCAACTGGATCTCCTGGAGCAGGTCCTTGGCCAATACCGGCAGCGTTATCAAGGCTCCAGCAAAGCGTTGGCCTTGGGCAACGTCACCTTGACCACGACCGGTACCGACCTGACGGCGCTCCTCGATGTGCTCTCCCAGCGCAGCCAACTGCAACAGCAGCTCAGCCAATCGCGACACCGCCTGGCATTGCTGCTGGGCCTGTCCCCCTCTGTGGCCATACCCCTGGCGCCGCTGCCTGCCCTGGCGCCCCTCGGTGCCCAAGCGGTGGCGAAAAGGCGCGGCGAGCTGACCCACCTAAGGCCCGATCTGCAGGCGTTGCAGGCCGGCTATGCCAGCCAGGAGGCGGCGGTGAGGGCGGCCGTACTCAACCAATTCCCGGGGCTCTCCCTTGGCATCAACAGGGCCAGGGACACCGGCGGCCTGGCGACGGCCGGGCTCTCCATCGGCCTGGACCTGCCGCTCTTTGACGGCAACCGCGGCGCCATCGCCGTGGAGCGGGCCAGCCGCGAGCAGCTGTGGCACGAATACCAGGCCAGGCTCACCCAGACCGACAACGCCATCAGCCAACTGGAGGCGCAGCAGGGGCTGCTCGGCGAGCAGCAGCAGGCCCTGGAAAGCTACCTGCCCAAGCTGGCGGCCCTGGTCAACAGGGGGGCCAAGGCCTTCAAGCGCGGCGACATCGACGCCCTTTCCTACCTGAACATGGAGTCGACCTACACCGCCAAGGAGCTGGAGGCCCTGGGGGTCCTGCAGAGCCGCTGGCAGGCGGATCTCGCCCTGCGCACCTTGCTGGCCATGCCCTATGGCCTGCGAAGCACCGAACAACAAAAGGCAAGTCGATGATGATCAAGTTTCTCCTGGGCGGCGTCTTGCTGTGCTGGCTGCCCTTTGCCGCCCTGGCCGAAGAAGCGCAGAGCGTCGCCGTGCAGACGGTGCCCCTGGCGACCCATTCCCTGGCCCACAGCCTGACGGCCTACGGGGTCTTGGAGGCCGATCCTGACCAGGTGATCAGCCTCTCCTTGCCCCATGCCGGCCTTATCGAGCGGGTGCAGGTGCGCCTCGGCCAGAAGGTGGCCAGCGGCGATCCCCTGGTGTCCATCGCCACGGCGCCCCAGGCGCGGATGCAGTACCTGCAGGCCAAGAGCGCCGTGGATTTCGCCCGCCGGGAGTTCAAGCGGCAGCAACAGCTGTTCTCGGAGCAGTTGGCCACCCAGGCGCAGCTGGACGCGGCCAGGCGCGACCTGGCCGACGCCAAGGCATCCTTCGACGCCATGAAGAACCGGGGCCAGGGCCTGGCCAGGGAAATACTGCGCGCCCCCATGGACGGCATAGTGACGGCGATGAACGTCTCCCAGGGCCAGCGGGTGGCGGCCGAGACCAACGCCCTGCTGCTGGCCGCCCAGGACAAGGTGATAGCGCGGCTGGGGATAGAGCCGGAGGACGTGGCCAGCATCCAGGCCGGCATGCCGGTGCTGGTCAAACCGGTCTTCGCGCCGCAGTTGGCCATCAGCTCCAAGGTGCGGGACGTGCACGCCATGGTCGACCCCACCACCCACTTGGTGGAGGTGCTGGTGGCCATTCCCGACCCCGAGCGCCATCCCCTGGCGCTGGGCACCCGGGTGGTGGCCACCCTGACCCTGGCCGAGCATGATGCCCTGGCGGTTCCCCCCTCTGCCGTCCTCAAAGACGACAAGGGCAGCTACCTGTTCCGGGTGGAAGGGGGCAAGGCCAAGCGGGTGGCGGTGACCACCGGCCTTGAGAGCCGCGACTATGTGGAAGTGGCCGGCGACCTGGCGGCGGGACAGCCCATAGTCGTCAGCGGCAATTACGAGCTGAGTGACGGCATGGCCATCAGGGAGGCCAAGCCGTGAAGTTGTCCCATTGGGCGGCGGCCCACCGCCGCTCCATCCTCTTCCTGGTGCTGATGCTGGCCGCGGCCGGGGCGGCCCTGGCCTGGAAGCTGCCGGTGGCGCTCTTCCCCCATGTGGATTTCCCGCGGGTGGTGGTGTCATTGGACGCCGGCGACAGGCCGGCCGACCAGATGGCCCTGGAGGTCACCCGGCCTGTAGAGCAGGCCGTCAGGGGGGTACCCGGGGTTGCCGGCATGCGCTCATCCACCAGCAGGGGCAGCGCCGAGCTCTCGGTCAACTTCCGCTGGGGCGACGACATGATCTCGGCCATGCTGCAGGTGGAATCCGCCGTCAACCAGGTGCTGCCGGGCCTGCCCCAGGGTACCCGCTTCTCGGTGCGGCGCATGGACCCCACCGTCTTCCCGGTGGCCGCCTATAGTCTGACCTCGGACAGCAGCTCCCTGGTCAGCCTCCACGACTTGGCCCAGTACCAGTTGGTGCCGCTGCTGTCCTCTGTGGACGGGGTGGCCAACGTCAAGGTGATGGGCGGCGAGCAGTCCGAGTACCGGGTGGAAGTGGACCCCCAGAAGCTGGCGGCCTATGGCCTGAGTTTCAGCGATGTTGCCACGGCGCTTTCCGCCAGCAACGTGCTGCAGGCGGTCGGGCGGCTGCAGCAGCACTACAAGCTCTACCTGCTCTTGTCCGACACCCGCATCCAGTCCCTTAAGGCCATAGGGGAGACGGTGCTGCGCAGCGGCAAGGACGGCTTCGTCAGGCTGGAAGACATCGCCACCGTCAAGCCGGCGACGGTGCCCCAGTGGCTCAAGGTCAGCGCCGACGGCCACGACGCCGTGCTGGTGCAGATCTACCAGCAGCCGGACGGCAATACGGTGCAGATCGTCAAGGACGTCGCCCAGCGCCTGGCCGCCTACCGCCAGAAGCTGCCGGCGGGGGTGAAGATCGCCAACTGGTACGATCAAAGCCAGCTGATCACCGCCTCGGCCGGCAGCGTCATGGACGCCATCGCCATAGGGGTGGTGCTGGCCGGCCTGGTGCTGCTGGCCTTCCTGCGCAGCCTCAAGATCACCCTGGTGGCCGTGCTGATAGTGCCTGCCGTGCTGGCCAGCACGGTGCTGCTGCTCAAGGTGCTGCACATGAGCTTCAACATCATGACCCTGGGCGGCATGGCCGCCGCCGTCGGCCTTATCGTCGACGACGCCATCGTCATGATAGAGCACATCATCCGCCGCCTGCGCCAGAGGCCCAAGGACCTGGCCCTGACCATCCGCGAGGCGGCCATCGAGTTCACGCCGCCGCTGATGGGCTCGTCCATGGCGACCATCGTCATCTTCGCGCCCCTGGCTTTCCTCGGCGGCGTCACCGGGGCCTTCTTCAAGGCCCTGTCCCTGACCATGGCCAGTAGCCTCTTCATCTCCTTCCTGATGGCCTGGCTGGCGGTACCGCTGCTGGCGGAGCACCTGCTGAGCCACGGGGACGCGCAAAAGGAGGACGAAGGTCCTTACTTCGGGCGCTTCCGGGGCTTCTACACCAAGTCGTTGGAAGGGGCCTTCGCCAAGCCCTGGCTGCTGCTGCTGGGGATAGCGCCGTTGCTGCTGGCCGGCACCCTGGCGTACCGGCAGCTGGGCACCGGCTTCATGCCGCACATGGACGAGGGGGGCTTTATCCTCGACTACAGGGCCCCGGCCGGGACCTCCCTGGCCGAGACCGACCGCCTGCTGCGCCAGTTGGAGTCGCTGCTGCAGGCCGATCCGGCAGTGCAGACCTATTCCCGCCGCACCGGCGCCCAGCTGGGGGGCGGCCTGACCGAGGCCAACGAGGGGGATCTCTTCGTCCGCCTCAAGCCGCTGCCGAGGGCGCCCATCGACGAGGTGATGGACCGCCTTCGCCAGCAGATAGAAAGCCAGGTGCCTGGCCTGGATATCGAGATGGCGCTGCTGATGGAGGACCTTATCGGCGATCTCACCGCCGTGCCCCAGCCCATAGAGATCAAGCTCTACAGCGACGACATAGAGACACTCCAGCAGCTGGCGCCCAAGGTGGCAGAGCGGATCGGCGCCATCGACGGGGTGGTGGACGTCAACGACGGCATAGTGCTGGCCGGCGACGCCGTCAAGGTGGTGGTGGACAGGGATAAGGCCGCCCTGGAGGGTATCGATCCCGACCAGGTCACCCAGCAGCTCCAGGCCTGGATGGAAGGCCTGGTGACCACACAGGTGCAGGGCAACCTCAAGCTGATCGACGTCCGGCTCTGGGTCCCGCCAGCCGACCGGGACCGCATCGCTGCCCTCAAGACCTTGCGGCTGCGGGCTCCGGACGGGCACTTGGTGCCGCTCGGGCGCATCGCCCGCCTCCAGGTGGAAACGGGCCAACCCCAGATCACCCGCGACAATCTCAAGCGCATGGTGGCCGTGACAGGGCGGATCAGCGGCCGGGATCTCGGCTCGACCATAGCCGACGTCAAGGCGGTGCTTCGCCAGCCCGGCCTTATCCCTGGGGATGTCTACGTGGAGCTGGGCGGCCTCTACAAGCAGCAGCAGATCGCCTTCCAAGGGTTGCTGGCCGTCTTCGCCGGCGCCCTGGCCTTGGTGTTCCTGCTGCTCCTTTACCTGTACGAGAGCTTCGCCGCCGCCTTCGCCATTTTGCTGTCGCCGCTGCTGGCCATGGCCGCCGTCTTCATCGGGCTCTGGCTCACCGATACCGAGCTCAACATCACCGCCATGATGGGCATGACCATGATCGTCGGCATCGTCACCGAGGTCTCGGTGTTCTACTTCTCCGAGTACCACGAGCTGCGCAGCCAGGGCATGACCGGCACCCCGGCCCTGGTCCTGGCCGGGGCCAACCGGCTGCGCCCCATACTGATGACCTCCATCGCCGCCATACTGGCCTTGCTGCCCCTGGCGCTGGCCCTGGGCCAGGGCTCGGCCATGCAGCAGCCCCTGGCCATCGCCATCATCGCCGGGCTCCTGGCCCAGGTGCCGCTGGTGCTGTTGGTGATGCCGGTCCTCTACCGGCTGCTGACCTGGCAGCGGGAAGCACTCTGAGGCAACAAAAAAGGCGCCCTGGGGCGCCTTTTTTATGTTCAGAGAAAAAGCTTATTTCACTTCTTCGCCGGCCGCTTGCTTGTCGGCGTGGTAGCTGGAGCGCACCAGGGGGCCGCAGGCGGCGTCAACACTAAACCTTGCTTGACGGATAAATGACCGC
This region includes:
- a CDS encoding TolC family protein, which encodes MKFVLGGALLVTLVSGCTSYKPLPLATAPAAADSLDALVVAATPTGGKAPIDLKDGLDLRELASLAVLNNPDLAATRSSLGVAKAQAFAAGLLPDPQLSLSLDNPLHGADGVVKAYSLGLGYSLSALLTRGAREDAAGSHLDSVRLDLLWREWQLISEVQSLAVGIALQQRQLDLLEQVLGQYRQRYQGSSKALALGNVTLTTTGTDLTALLDVLSQRSQLQQQLSQSRHRLALLLGLSPSVAIPLAPLPALAPLGAQAVAKRRGELTHLRPDLQALQAGYASQEAAVRAAVLNQFPGLSLGINRARDTGGLATAGLSIGLDLPLFDGNRGAIAVERASREQLWHEYQARLTQTDNAISQLEAQQGLLGEQQQALESYLPKLAALVNRGAKAFKRGDIDALSYLNMESTYTAKELEALGVLQSRWQADLALRTLLAMPYGLRSTEQQKASR
- a CDS encoding efflux RND transporter periplasmic adaptor subunit, with amino-acid sequence MIKFLLGGVLLCWLPFAALAEEAQSVAVQTVPLATHSLAHSLTAYGVLEADPDQVISLSLPHAGLIERVQVRLGQKVASGDPLVSIATAPQARMQYLQAKSAVDFARREFKRQQQLFSEQLATQAQLDAARRDLADAKASFDAMKNRGQGLAREILRAPMDGIVTAMNVSQGQRVAAETNALLLAAQDKVIARLGIEPEDVASIQAGMPVLVKPVFAPQLAISSKVRDVHAMVDPTTHLVEVLVAIPDPERHPLALGTRVVATLTLAEHDALAVPPSAVLKDDKGSYLFRVEGGKAKRVAVTTGLESRDYVEVAGDLAAGQPIVVSGNYELSDGMAIREAKP
- a CDS encoding efflux RND transporter permease subunit → MKLSHWAAAHRRSILFLVLMLAAAGAALAWKLPVALFPHVDFPRVVVSLDAGDRPADQMALEVTRPVEQAVRGVPGVAGMRSSTSRGSAELSVNFRWGDDMISAMLQVESAVNQVLPGLPQGTRFSVRRMDPTVFPVAAYSLTSDSSSLVSLHDLAQYQLVPLLSSVDGVANVKVMGGEQSEYRVEVDPQKLAAYGLSFSDVATALSASNVLQAVGRLQQHYKLYLLLSDTRIQSLKAIGETVLRSGKDGFVRLEDIATVKPATVPQWLKVSADGHDAVLVQIYQQPDGNTVQIVKDVAQRLAAYRQKLPAGVKIANWYDQSQLITASAGSVMDAIAIGVVLAGLVLLAFLRSLKITLVAVLIVPAVLASTVLLLKVLHMSFNIMTLGGMAAAVGLIVDDAIVMIEHIIRRLRQRPKDLALTIREAAIEFTPPLMGSSMATIVIFAPLAFLGGVTGAFFKALSLTMASSLFISFLMAWLAVPLLAEHLLSHGDAQKEDEGPYFGRFRGFYTKSLEGAFAKPWLLLLGIAPLLLAGTLAYRQLGTGFMPHMDEGGFILDYRAPAGTSLAETDRLLRQLESLLQADPAVQTYSRRTGAQLGGGLTEANEGDLFVRLKPLPRAPIDEVMDRLRQQIESQVPGLDIEMALLMEDLIGDLTAVPQPIEIKLYSDDIETLQQLAPKVAERIGAIDGVVDVNDGIVLAGDAVKVVVDRDKAALEGIDPDQVTQQLQAWMEGLVTTQVQGNLKLIDVRLWVPPADRDRIAALKTLRLRAPDGHLVPLGRIARLQVETGQPQITRDNLKRMVAVTGRISGRDLGSTIADVKAVLRQPGLIPGDVYVELGGLYKQQQIAFQGLLAVFAGALALVFLLLLYLYESFAAAFAILLSPLLAMAAVFIGLWLTDTELNITAMMGMTMIVGIVTEVSVFYFSEYHELRSQGMTGTPALVLAGANRLRPILMTSIAAILALLPLALALGQGSAMQQPLAIAIIAGLLAQVPLVLLVMPVLYRLLTWQREAL